In the Telopea speciosissima isolate NSW1024214 ecotype Mountain lineage chromosome 6, Tspe_v1, whole genome shotgun sequence genome, CTACTCAGGGGGCAGAGTTGTCATCTCACGTTGCCCTGCcctgccctgtgagagggcataagaaacaccaccaagtagagatctttttcccataattataTGGTTTGGAATGACCAGACTATAAAAGTTGTAAATGACTAAAATTCTGAAGGAATGTGACTTctaccccccctccccccccccaaaaaaaaaacctaaatattcTGAATGTGACCACAATGGTAAACAAAAGTGTAAAATAGGAGGtatttgtcaaaattttgatGGTGCTTTTGTCTGCTATTTTTGCGGTCGGTGTTGGTTGGAACTATGCTTTGGTTGTTGAAGCGTTGGCAATCCGTTATGCCCTCTCTACCGCCCTCACTTGGAACCTCAAGAAGCTGATAATTGGTATTATAACACACCACTAATTATAATCATCTTAAACCAATTAACTTACAATTGTTTATAACTCAAAACACTTCACAAGGGATTGTAAAACCCACATCTCAAGTCATTCCTTTAATTCAACTTGTTCCCATCCCCTGCTTAAAAACATTTACATTAAACTTCCATGTAGACATGATTATTTTTTCTTCCCAAATACTTCTAGCCTAGTTGTGGCGAATGTCAATTCTATGAATAGGGGAAATTCCACCAAAGCATATATAGTAATTGGGACACTAGCTAGAAATACAATAGGAAAGGAGACCCAGAAAACATTGTAATGAACTAAAACTAAGACAGCTACAACAAATTCTATCATCATCCCTACTatagaaaggaagaggaagagaagtcCCGAGATCAACATTTGTGGCAATGTCTTCAAGAAGTCTTCTTCTGCGTAGCGTGAAGTAATGATCGCTAGAAACATCAACATTGAAGCAACGGAAGAGCAAAGTGCTAGTATGTTTGCTACaacaaaaattatagaaaacTTTTCATGTATATAATTGGGCTTGCCTGTATCACTTTCCTTGGCACCTGGTACAGTAAACACTGCTGCAAACATGATTGTGGTGATAAGGGTTGCAACAACCATGCATTGTGTTGCTGTATCTTTCATCCAAGTTGCCCCTTCTTTTACTAGCTCTTGATGCTCCTCTGTGAATAAAATTCTCGCCGTCTTCCTTTTTTCGTTTTCAAATTCAGCGTAGGTTGGAGGCATGATGCTTTCCATTTCCTATGATAAGGAAAATTATCAAAAGTGAAACACTACACTTGCATATGAAACCTTAGATTTGTCTAAGGTTGCCTCCCAGGACGCATGATGCTTTCCACCTCCGATGTGGATGTGAGTAGCCCAATGTGGAGACTTATAGGTACTTGGACACCCTCTTTATAACAGTAAGATTTTAAGATTGGAttctacccaagtccctaacaaaGAATACTAAATGAAGCAAGAATGGGGCAAGTAAAAATCACCTTGTACCATAGTAGTTCATGTTGCACTTGGAGAGCTGCACCCGGGACTTGATTGAGACAACGCATAGGGGCCAATTTTGCTGCCAAATGTGACATAAGGTTCTTGGATCTGTCTGCTAACCTCGTGATATCATTCTTCATTGGGCCTAGATCATGGATGCGGCGAAAGATCTTTCCTTGGTGGTTGCTGATTGCATAATGAAATATAGTTTGGCCTATATTGTTTGGCTCTTCTGTTTCAAACCAGGGACAAGTTTGAGAAAGAAGCTGAGGACAATTGTAGATGATCTCGTTGAGGAATTCAATGATTCCAAGCTCAGTAGCTAGGAACATTGCTTCAACTGCTTCGTCTTCCAGGGGCCCAAGTTCATCAATTTCTGATACTAGCTTCCATATTTCTTTTAGCAGCTTTATAGCCCTGTGATGCTTCAGTTTCGTATCATAGATTGTCTTATAACCTGGAACTGGAATTGTAAGAAAGAACTGTCATGATAGAGGCTTAGGAATGCAAGTAGTATTATGTGCAGGCTCTTCTTAATTGCTCACCTAGTTTAAGTACTCTCTCAAATAATCCATGGAACCACAAAGGTAGTCCCTTACAAAATCGAACAGTAATGCCGTCTccacctgtgcaagcccattcaTAACATTTACTGCATTATAAATGTTACATTGTGGAAATTGATTCCATAGTATTATATGCAGGCTCTTCAAGTACATTTCTCAATTAACTTTCACTATACTGACACTATAGAGCTATGAATTGGCAAGCCTTGGGCATGTCATATGGGTCATTTAAGCTAAAAGGGCAACTTTTTCTCGACTCTGTAAGCCCAAGCAATAGCCAAACCCCTTCAATGTGCTTGAGCTTGAAGTCCTCGTAGAGAATCTGCTGCTTGGGGATGTTAAGCAGCTCTTTGTATATGCTTGAgatgttgggcttgaatattgTGCTCTTTTTTGAGCCtcaaatttttttctgttttttttagaCAGATCTTATCGAGAGCCCATAGGCCACTAGGGGTTGGCGTCCTAACTCAAAGAAAAGCGGCCGGGGGTGTGAGTctgaggggggaagggggaataATGAGATGTTATACATTTGATTGGGGGAAGGGGTTTGAAGAAGAGACTCTCCCTGGGCTTAGGCCAGCGTTCTACTGCACTGGCAGCCACCACCACACCAAGAGGCGCTTCCCGGACCTCAATTGGATTGGACCATGACATAACCAtctacagagagagagagagagagagagagagagtcaccttgAGCATTGTCGCGGGTTGCATCAGATGAATTTTCTACGTCTCCTTTGGCTTGCAACCAAGGATTAATGCGTTCATCATGGACATCAAAGACTGATCCAAAGTATATTAAAATTATAAAGTATTTTGCATTTAGAAAATGATTTAGAAGTGAACAAGCTGTCTGATCCAAAGTATATTAAAATTATAAAGTATTTTGCATTTAGAAAATGATTTGGAAGTGAACAAGCTGTGAATCATTTAGGGATAAAGTTctacatgggggtgggcaaaataaCCGGCCTGCTCCCCTGAATGGCCCAACCcctaccccatgtgtctgggcacagcctacgCCCAGATGTGCTCCCG is a window encoding:
- the LOC122665936 gene encoding uncharacterized protein LOC122665936, coding for MVMSWSNPIEVREAPLGVVVAASAVERWPKPRESLFFKPLPPIKCGDGITVRFCKGLPLWFHGLFERVLKLVPGYKTIYDTKLKHHRAIKLLKEIWKLVSEIDELGPLEDEAVEAMFLATELGIIEFLNEIIYNCPQLLSQTCPWFETEEPNNIGQTIFHYAISNHQGKIFRRIHDLGPMKNDITRLADRSKNLMSHLAAKLAPMRCLNQVPGAALQVQHELLWYKEVEKIMPPTYKEFKNKAKKTPRVLFTEAHQELVKEGATWMKDTATQCMVVATLITTIMFAAVFTVPGSSKETDTDKPKYIHGKFPIVFVTANILALCSSVASMLMFLAIITSRYAEEDFLKKLPQRLILGLFFLFLSIVGMMIEFVVAVLVLLHFNVLWISFPIVFLASVPIIIYALVEFLLFIELAFATTRIEGFGRKK